A window from Aerococcus sp. Group 1 encodes these proteins:
- the rpsL gene encoding 30S ribosomal protein S12, whose product MPTINQLLRKPRKSSKAKSNSPALNRGYNSMKKQPTRTNSPQKRGVCTRVGTMTPKKPNSALRKYARVRLSNMVEVTAYIPGIGHNLQEHSVVLIRGGRVKDLPGVRYHIVRGALDTAGVENRRQSRSKYGTKKPRD is encoded by the coding sequence ATGCCTACTATTAACCAATTATTACGTAAACCTCGTAAATCTAGCAAGGCAAAATCAAACTCACCTGCTTTGAACAGAGGTTATAACTCAATGAAAAAACAACCTACCCGTACCAACTCTCCTCAGAAGCGTGGAGTATGTACCCGTGTAGGGACGATGACACCTAAGAAACCTAACTCAGCCTTACGTAAATACGCTCGTGTACGTTTATCCAACATGGTTGAAGTGACTGCTTATATTCCAGGAATTGGGCACAACCTTCAAGAACACAGTGTCGTACTTATTCGTGGTGGTCGTGTTAAGGACTTACCAGGGGTTCGTTACCACATCGTTCGTGGCGCTTTAGATACCGCTGGTGTTGAAAACCGCCGTCAAAGTCGTTCTAAATACGGAACCAAAAAACCTAGAGACTAA
- the rpsG gene encoding 30S ribosomal protein S7 → MPRKGHVAKRDVLPDPIYNSKMVTRLISQIMVDGKRGKAATILYNAFDIIKEETGNDAMEVYQEALENISPVLEVKARRVGGANYQVPMEVRPERRQTLALRWLVQAARNRGEGTMNVRLAREIMDAANNTGAAVRKREETHRMAEANKAFAHFRW, encoded by the coding sequence ATGCCTCGTAAAGGACATGTTGCAAAACGTGATGTATTGCCAGACCCAATTTACAATTCAAAAATGGTTACTCGCCTAATCAGCCAAATCATGGTTGACGGTAAACGTGGTAAAGCAGCAACCATCTTATACAATGCTTTTGATATTATTAAAGAAGAAACTGGAAATGACGCTATGGAAGTTTACCAAGAAGCGCTTGAAAACATTTCTCCAGTTTTAGAAGTTAAAGCGCGTCGTGTTGGGGGTGCTAACTACCAAGTGCCTATGGAAGTTCGCCCAGAACGCCGTCAAACTTTAGCTCTTCGTTGGCTTGTTCAAGCAGCTCGTAACCGTGGTGAAGGAACCATGAATGTTCGTTTAGCGCGTGAAATCATGGACGCTGCTAACAACACCGGTGCTGCCGTTAGAAAACGTGAAGAAACCCACCGTATGGCTGAAGCCAACAAAGCTTTCGCTCACTTCCGCTGGTAA
- the fusA gene encoding elongation factor G, with protein sequence MAKREFPLEKTRNIGIMAHIDAGKTTTTERILYYTGKIHKIGETHEGASQMDWMEQEQERGITITSAATTAQWKGYRVNIIDTPGHVDFTVEVERSLRVLDGAVTVLDAQSGVEPQTETVWRQADTYHVPRIVFANKMDKIGADFLYAVDTIKDRLGANAHAIQLPIGAEDNFTGIIDLVKMKAEIYEDEMGQVIDEEDIPEEYQELAEKWRTDLVEAVADTDEDLMIAYLEGEEITEEQLKAAIRKATLNLEFFPVLCGSAFKNKGVQLMLDAVIDYLPAPTDVPPIEAERANNPDETFEVRANDDSPFSALAFKVMTDPYVGRLTFFRVYSGTLEAGSYVLNATSDTRERVGRILLMHANSRSEVEEVFSGDIAAAVGLKNTTTGDTLCDTKNPIILERMEFPEPVIEVAIEPNTKADQDKMQIALGKLAEEDPTFRASTDHETGQTIIAGMGELHLDIIVDRLKREFNVEATVGAPQVSYRETFTKQTQAQGKFVRQSGGKGQYGDVWIEFTPNEEGAGFEFEDAIVGGVVPREYIPSVEAGLKDAMENGVLAGFPLVDVKAKLYDGSYHDVDSSEAAFKVAASLALRNAAKDAGAVILEPVMKVDIVVPEDYLGDVMGHVSARRGRIEGQEPRGNALTLHSFVPLSEMFGYATTLRSATQGRGTFTMTFDHYEPVPKSVSEEIIAKYGKGSED encoded by the coding sequence ATGGCTAAAAGAGAATTCCCTCTTGAAAAAACAAGAAACATCGGAATTATGGCCCACATCGATGCCGGTAAGACAACCACGACTGAACGTATCTTGTACTATACCGGTAAAATCCACAAAATTGGTGAAACCCACGAAGGGGCTTCCCAAATGGACTGGATGGAACAAGAACAAGAACGTGGGATTACGATTACTTCTGCAGCAACAACTGCACAATGGAAGGGTTATCGAGTAAACATTATCGACACCCCAGGGCACGTGGACTTCACAGTTGAAGTTGAACGTTCCTTACGTGTTCTTGATGGTGCCGTAACCGTTCTTGACGCTCAATCCGGGGTAGAACCTCAAACAGAAACTGTTTGGCGTCAAGCTGATACCTACCATGTTCCACGTATCGTATTTGCTAACAAGATGGACAAGATCGGTGCTGACTTCTTATATGCTGTTGACACCATTAAAGACCGCTTAGGAGCAAATGCTCACGCAATCCAATTACCTATTGGTGCTGAAGATAATTTCACTGGAATCATTGACTTAGTTAAGATGAAAGCTGAAATTTATGAAGACGAAATGGGTCAAGTGATTGATGAAGAAGATATTCCAGAAGAATATCAAGAACTTGCTGAAAAATGGCGTACTGACCTTGTTGAAGCCGTTGCAGATACTGACGAAGACTTAATGATTGCTTACCTAGAAGGTGAAGAAATCACTGAAGAACAATTAAAAGCTGCTATCCGTAAAGCAACCTTGAACTTGGAATTCTTCCCAGTACTATGTGGCTCCGCCTTCAAAAACAAAGGGGTTCAATTAATGTTGGATGCAGTTATTGACTACTTACCTGCACCTACCGATGTTCCTCCAATTGAAGCAGAACGCGCAAACAACCCAGATGAAACCTTTGAAGTTCGTGCAAACGATGACTCACCATTCTCAGCTTTAGCCTTCAAGGTGATGACAGACCCTTATGTTGGTCGTTTAACCTTCTTCCGCGTTTACTCAGGGACTCTTGAAGCTGGTTCATACGTGCTTAACGCTACTTCTGACACTCGTGAACGTGTTGGACGTATCTTATTGATGCACGCTAACTCTCGTTCAGAAGTTGAAGAAGTCTTCTCTGGTGACATCGCTGCTGCGGTTGGTTTGAAGAACACCACTACTGGTGACACCCTCTGTGATACCAAGAACCCAATTATTTTGGAAAGAATGGAATTCCCAGAACCTGTTATCGAAGTGGCTATCGAACCAAACACCAAGGCTGACCAAGACAAGATGCAAATTGCTTTGGGTAAATTAGCTGAAGAAGACCCAACCTTCCGTGCAAGTACCGACCATGAAACTGGTCAAACCATTATTGCCGGTATGGGTGAGTTGCACTTAGACATTATCGTTGACCGTTTGAAACGTGAATTCAACGTTGAAGCAACTGTTGGTGCTCCTCAAGTGTCTTACCGTGAAACCTTCACCAAACAAACACAAGCCCAAGGTAAGTTTGTTCGTCAATCTGGTGGTAAAGGGCAATACGGGGACGTATGGATCGAATTTACCCCTAACGAAGAAGGTGCCGGTTTCGAATTTGAAGACGCTATCGTTGGTGGGGTTGTTCCTCGTGAATACATCCCTTCAGTTGAAGCTGGTTTGAAAGACGCTATGGAAAATGGTGTTCTCGCAGGCTTCCCATTAGTTGACGTGAAGGCTAAACTTTATGATGGTTCTTACCACGATGTCGACTCCAGTGAAGCAGCCTTCAAGGTTGCCGCTTCTCTTGCATTACGTAATGCAGCTAAAGATGCTGGCGCAGTAATCCTTGAGCCTGTGATGAAGGTTGATATTGTTGTTCCTGAAGACTACTTAGGCGATGTTATGGGACATGTTTCCGCACGTCGTGGCCGTATCGAAGGACAAGAACCACGCGGTAACGCTTTAACCTTACACTCATTTGTGCCACTATCTGAAATGTTTGGGTATGCAACAACCTTACGTTCAGCAACCCAAGGACGTGGGACATTTACCATGACCTTTGACCACTATGAACCTGTTCCAAAATCTGTCAGTGAAGAAATCATTGCCAAATATGGTAAAGGTTCTGAAGATTAG
- the tuf gene encoding elongation factor Tu, with translation MAKEHFDRSKPHVNIGTLGHVDHGKTTLSAAIATVLAKNGFGEAKDYAAIDNAPEEQERGITINTSHIEYETANRHYAHVDCPGHADYVKNMITGAAQMDGAILVVAATDGPMAQTREHILLARQVGVPYFVVFLNKCDMVDDEELLELVELEVRDLLSEYGFPGDDVPVIKGSALKALEGDPDAEQAILDLMEAVDEYIPTPERDTDKPFMMPVEDVFSITGRGTVATGRVERGKIEVGKEVEIVGLADKPEKTTVTGLEMFRKTLDYAEAGDNVGALLRGITRENIERGQVLAEPGTITPHTEFKAEVYVLTKEEGGRHTPFMNNYRPQFYFRTTDITGEVILPEDTPMVMPGDNVTMEVKLIHPIAIEEGTNFSIREGGHTVGAGVVSEIL, from the coding sequence ATGGCAAAAGAACATTTTGATCGTAGTAAACCACACGTAAATATCGGTACTTTAGGTCACGTTGACCACGGTAAAACCACTTTATCAGCAGCTATCGCTACTGTTTTAGCAAAAAATGGTTTCGGTGAAGCTAAAGACTACGCTGCGATCGATAACGCACCTGAAGAACAAGAACGTGGGATTACTATTAACACTTCTCACATCGAATACGAAACAGCTAACCGTCACTACGCTCACGTTGACTGCCCAGGCCACGCGGACTACGTTAAGAACATGATCACCGGTGCTGCTCAAATGGACGGTGCGATCTTAGTTGTTGCCGCAACTGACGGTCCTATGGCTCAAACTCGTGAACACATCTTACTTGCTCGTCAAGTTGGGGTTCCTTACTTCGTTGTATTCTTAAACAAATGTGATATGGTTGACGACGAAGAATTACTTGAATTAGTTGAACTTGAAGTTCGTGACTTATTAAGTGAATATGGTTTCCCAGGAGATGACGTTCCTGTAATTAAAGGTTCTGCATTAAAAGCTCTTGAAGGCGACCCAGATGCTGAACAAGCGATCTTAGACTTAATGGAAGCTGTTGACGAATACATCCCAACTCCAGAACGTGACACTGACAAACCATTCATGATGCCAGTTGAAGACGTATTCTCAATTACCGGTCGTGGTACCGTTGCTACTGGTCGTGTTGAACGTGGTAAGATCGAAGTTGGTAAAGAAGTTGAAATCGTTGGTTTAGCTGACAAACCTGAAAAAACAACTGTTACCGGTCTTGAAATGTTCCGTAAAACACTTGACTACGCTGAAGCAGGTGACAACGTTGGTGCCTTATTACGTGGTATTACCCGTGAAAACATCGAACGTGGTCAAGTTTTAGCTGAACCAGGTACCATTACTCCACATACCGAATTCAAAGCAGAAGTTTATGTTTTAACTAAAGAAGAAGGTGGACGTCACACCCCATTCATGAACAACTACCGTCCACAATTCTACTTCCGTACAACTGACATTACCGGTGAAGTTATCTTACCAGAAGACACACCAATGGTAATGCCTGGTGACAACGTTACTATGGAAGTTAAATTAATTCACCCAATCGCTATTGAAGAAGGTACTAACTTCTCAATCCGTGAAGGTGGCCACACTGTTGGTGCCGGTGTTGTTTCTGAAATTCTTTAA
- a CDS encoding L,D-transpeptidase family protein: MASKHNGKKGFLIALVTVISVLALVYLGGSYYYQGHFLPETVMAATDISHQSSEEAESRLKDKLSNLGVKVTENDQVIKEVKPQDLGIQFNINSSLEQVLAQQNAWTWPLAWFNQDHGVLAVEESKNNEAALKSLVNDLAINNAERQAPTNAQVVVDQANNRLSIKKEGNGNQVSKEKLGQLIQSAIDQGQDQVKLEDAYLEPQVKSDDPEIQKQMEQFNKISSMKLALNIEDKDYPIDPATIQSWLIVQADSSIDVDRSKISAYLQELNQKVSGLLNPHEFKSTMSGTVTIFPGIYGWYIDRDRAVEEVAQAVLAGEDKSFEPSIAGQGYKVDNFFGDTYIEVDIPNQKLFLYENGQLSLETDVITGQDKSPTIPGANEIWNMESPSILRANSPITGIPYEQPVDYWMAFDYHAEGIHDAKWQPAFGGQLYRNMAGSYGCVNTSINVMPTIFAKSYVGMPVVIFNEESLH, from the coding sequence ATGGCTAGTAAGCATAATGGAAAAAAGGGCTTTTTAATTGCTCTGGTAACGGTGATCAGTGTCTTAGCACTGGTCTATTTAGGAGGGAGCTACTATTATCAAGGACACTTCTTGCCAGAAACGGTGATGGCTGCAACAGATATTAGCCACCAAAGCTCGGAAGAGGCAGAAAGTCGCCTCAAGGACAAGTTATCCAACTTAGGGGTTAAGGTCACGGAAAACGATCAAGTAATTAAGGAAGTCAAACCCCAAGATCTTGGGATTCAATTTAATATCAATTCTTCCTTAGAACAGGTCTTAGCCCAACAAAATGCTTGGACTTGGCCTTTAGCTTGGTTTAACCAAGACCATGGTGTCTTAGCAGTTGAAGAAAGTAAGAATAATGAAGCTGCTCTTAAGAGTTTGGTTAATGACTTAGCGATTAATAATGCTGAGCGCCAAGCTCCCACTAATGCCCAAGTGGTAGTGGACCAGGCCAATAACCGATTAAGCATCAAAAAAGAAGGCAATGGAAACCAAGTTTCAAAGGAAAAATTAGGCCAATTGATTCAATCAGCCATCGACCAAGGGCAAGATCAGGTGAAGTTGGAGGATGCTTACTTAGAGCCTCAAGTGAAGTCCGATGACCCCGAAATACAAAAGCAGATGGAGCAATTCAATAAGATTTCTTCTATGAAGCTAGCCCTTAATATCGAAGATAAAGACTATCCGATTGATCCCGCCACCATTCAAAGTTGGCTGATTGTTCAAGCGGACTCTTCGATTGATGTGGACCGGTCTAAGATTTCAGCTTACTTACAAGAGCTCAACCAAAAAGTGTCTGGCTTATTAAACCCACACGAATTTAAGTCCACCATGTCAGGGACAGTGACTATTTTCCCTGGAATTTATGGCTGGTATATTGACCGTGACCGGGCTGTAGAAGAAGTGGCCCAAGCGGTCTTAGCCGGTGAGGATAAGAGTTTTGAACCAAGTATTGCCGGTCAAGGCTATAAGGTAGATAATTTCTTTGGGGATACTTATATTGAAGTAGATATCCCTAACCAAAAACTATTCCTCTATGAAAATGGACAATTGAGTCTGGAAACCGATGTGATTACTGGCCAAGACAAGTCACCAACGATTCCGGGTGCCAATGAAATTTGGAATATGGAGTCACCAAGTATCTTAAGAGCTAATTCACCAATCACTGGGATTCCTTACGAGCAACCAGTGGATTATTGGATGGCCTTTGACTATCATGCGGAAGGTATCCATGACGCTAAGTGGCAACCAGCCTTTGGGGGGCAACTCTACCGCAACATGGCAGGGTCCTACGGTTGTGTCAATACCTCAATTAATGTCATGCCAACCATCTTTGCTAAATCCTATGTGGGCATGCCAGTTGTTATCTTTAATGAAGAATCCCTCCATTAA
- the rpsJ gene encoding 30S ribosomal protein S10 — MAKQKIRIRLKAYEHRALDQSAQKIVDTAKRTGAQVAGPIPLPTERSIFTVIRATHKYKDSREQFEMRTHKRLVDIVNPTPKTVDALMKLDLPSGVDIEIKL; from the coding sequence ATGGCAAAACAAAAAATTCGTATCCGCTTAAAGGCTTATGAACATCGTGCGTTAGATCAATCCGCACAAAAAATTGTAGATACCGCTAAACGTACAGGAGCACAAGTAGCAGGGCCAATCCCACTACCAACTGAACGCTCAATCTTCACCGTGATCCGTGCAACTCACAAGTACAAAGACTCACGGGAACAATTCGAAATGCGTACACACAAACGCCTAGTGGATATTGTTAACCCAACACCAAAAACTGTCGACGCTTTAATGAAACTCGACTTACCAAGTGGTGTGGACATCGAAATCAAACTTTAA
- the rplC gene encoding 50S ribosomal protein L3, translated as MTKGILGKKVGMTQFFTESGELVPVTVIEAQANVVLQVKTLENDGYEAVQLGFDDKREVLANKPEQGHVAKAETTPKRFIREFKDVELGEYEVGSEVKVDIFQEGDIVDVTGTSKGKGFQGAIKRHGQQRGPMSHGSHYHRAAGSMGMASDASKVFKGKNLPGQMGGNTVTIQNLEIVKVMADKNVILVKGNVPGAKKSLVEIKTAAKSAE; from the coding sequence ATGACTAAAGGAATCTTAGGTAAAAAAGTAGGTATGACTCAGTTCTTCACTGAATCTGGCGAATTAGTACCAGTTACTGTTATCGAAGCTCAAGCTAATGTTGTTTTACAAGTGAAAACTTTGGAAAACGATGGTTACGAAGCTGTTCAATTAGGTTTCGACGACAAACGTGAAGTTCTTGCCAATAAACCTGAACAAGGTCATGTAGCAAAAGCAGAAACTACTCCTAAGCGCTTCATTCGCGAATTCAAAGATGTTGAGCTAGGAGAATACGAAGTAGGTAGCGAAGTAAAGGTGGATATTTTCCAAGAAGGCGACATCGTTGATGTCACTGGAACCTCTAAAGGTAAAGGTTTCCAAGGCGCGATCAAACGTCATGGTCAACAACGTGGTCCTATGTCTCACGGTTCTCACTACCACCGTGCTGCTGGATCAATGGGTATGGCTTCAGATGCTTCCAAAGTCTTCAAGGGTAAAAACTTACCAGGACAAATGGGTGGCAACACTGTAACCATTCAAAACTTAGAAATCGTTAAAGTGATGGCAGATAAGAATGTTATCTTAGTGAAAGGTAATGTTCCAGGTGCCAAGAAATCACTCGTTGAAATCAAGACAGCTGCTAAATCAGCTGAATAA
- the rplD gene encoding 50S ribosomal protein L4 — MAKINLYKQDGSQNGEIEVKDDIFAIEPNETAIFDVILMQRASRRQGTHAVKNRSAVSGGGRKPWRQKGTGRARQGSIRAPQWVGGGRAFGPTPRSYSYKLPRKVRRLALRSALSRKVSQDNLVVVDALSLDAPKTKEFKNILENLNVNEKVLVVVDKDNTNAHLSARNLSNVTVVDEDNVNVYDLENHAKVLITQSALSNVEEVLA, encoded by the coding sequence ATGGCTAAAATCAACTTATATAAACAAGATGGTTCACAAAACGGCGAAATCGAAGTAAAAGACGACATCTTCGCTATCGAACCAAACGAAACCGCAATCTTTGATGTTATTTTGATGCAACGCGCTTCCCGTCGCCAAGGAACCCACGCAGTGAAAAACCGTTCCGCTGTTAGTGGTGGTGGACGTAAACCATGGCGTCAAAAAGGAACCGGTCGTGCTCGTCAAGGTTCTATCCGAGCTCCTCAATGGGTTGGTGGTGGACGCGCATTCGGTCCTACCCCACGTTCATACAGCTACAAGTTACCTCGTAAGGTACGTCGCTTAGCTTTACGTTCTGCATTATCACGTAAGGTGAGCCAAGACAACTTAGTGGTTGTTGACGCACTTAGCTTAGATGCACCAAAGACCAAAGAATTCAAAAATATTCTCGAAAACTTAAATGTTAACGAAAAAGTCTTAGTGGTTGTAGATAAAGACAACACTAACGCTCACTTATCTGCACGTAACTTAAGCAACGTTACCGTAGTTGATGAAGATAACGTGAACGTTTATGACTTAGAAAACCATGCGAAAGTGCTTATAACTCAATCGGCTCTTTCTAACGTAGAGGAGGTACTTGCATAA
- the rplW gene encoding 50S ribosomal protein L23, with protein MSAQDIILRPIITEASMVAMDDNKYTFEVATDANKTQVRQAVEELFQVKVVKVNILNVRGKLKRMGRYAGYTRKRRKAIVEVAEGQSIEIFPTTDEDSEE; from the coding sequence ATGAGTGCTCAAGATATTATTCTACGCCCAATCATTACTGAAGCTTCAATGGTAGCTATGGATGACAACAAGTACACTTTTGAAGTAGCTACTGACGCTAACAAAACTCAAGTGAGACAAGCTGTTGAAGAACTTTTCCAAGTAAAAGTTGTTAAAGTAAACATCCTTAATGTACGTGGCAAGTTAAAACGTATGGGACGTTATGCAGGTTATACCCGCAAACGTCGCAAAGCCATTGTCGAAGTTGCCGAAGGTCAATCAATTGAAATCTTCCCAACGACTGATGAAGATTCTGAAGAATAG
- the rplB gene encoding 50S ribosomal protein L2 has translation MAIKVYKATTNGRRNMSGSDFSEITKKTPEKSLLAKQSRRAGRNNQGRITVRHHGGGHKQAYRLIDFKRNKDNVEGVVKAIEYDPNRSANIALIHYTDGVKTYIIAPKGLQVGTRIQSGADADIKVGNALPLKNIPVGTVIHNIETKPGKGGQLVRAAGTSAQVLGKEDKYVLVKLNSGEVRFILGTCRATVGSVGNEQHELINSGKAGRSRWLGKRPTVRGSVMNPNDHPHGGGEGRAPIGRKVQMTPWGKPARGIKTRDKNARSNKLIVRHRSKKR, from the coding sequence GTGGCGATTAAAGTTTATAAAGCGACAACTAACGGACGTCGTAATATGTCAGGTTCCGATTTTTCCGAAATCACCAAGAAAACACCTGAAAAAAGCTTATTAGCTAAACAATCCAGAAGAGCTGGACGTAATAACCAAGGTCGTATCACTGTTCGTCACCATGGTGGTGGCCACAAACAAGCTTATCGTTTAATCGACTTCAAACGTAACAAAGACAACGTTGAAGGCGTGGTTAAGGCTATCGAATACGATCCAAACCGTTCCGCTAACATCGCATTAATCCATTATACTGACGGGGTTAAAACCTACATCATCGCGCCTAAGGGCTTACAAGTAGGTACCCGGATCCAATCTGGTGCTGACGCTGATATCAAAGTAGGTAACGCTTTACCTCTTAAGAATATCCCAGTTGGTACTGTGATCCACAACATCGAAACCAAACCTGGTAAGGGTGGCCAATTAGTTCGTGCCGCTGGTACCAGTGCTCAAGTTTTAGGTAAAGAAGACAAATATGTCCTCGTAAAATTAAACTCTGGTGAAGTACGTTTTATCTTAGGGACATGCCGGGCTACTGTTGGTTCTGTTGGTAATGAACAACATGAATTGATTAACAGCGGTAAAGCTGGACGTAGTCGCTGGTTAGGTAAACGCCCAACTGTTCGTGGTTCCGTAATGAACCCTAACGATCACCCACACGGTGGTGGTGAAGGTCGTGCACCAATCGGACGTAAGGTTCAAATGACCCCATGGGGCAAACCAGCTCGTGGTATTAAGACTCGTGATAAGAACGCACGTAGCAATAAATTAATTGTACGTCACCGTAGCAAGAAACGTTAA
- the rpsS gene encoding 30S ribosomal protein S19, with amino-acid sequence MSRSIKKGPFCDEHLMKKVQEQQDNDKKQVIKTWSRRSTIFPNFIGLTIAVHDGRKHVPVYIQEDMVGHKLGEFVPTRTYHGHAADDKKTRR; translated from the coding sequence ATGAGCCGTAGTATTAAAAAAGGACCTTTTTGTGACGAACACTTAATGAAAAAGGTTCAAGAACAACAAGACAACGATAAAAAACAAGTAATCAAAACATGGTCCCGTCGTTCAACAATCTTTCCTAACTTCATTGGTTTAACGATTGCTGTTCACGATGGACGTAAACATGTTCCAGTTTATATTCAAGAAGACATGGTTGGACACAAATTAGGTGAATTTGTTCCTACCCGTACTTACCATGGTCATGCTGCAGACGACAAGAAAACACGTCGTTAA
- the rplV gene encoding 50S ribosomal protein L22, which produces MAEQVLSAKATAKTVRIPARKARLVIDLIRNKSVGEAIAILKNTPRAASPVIEKVLMSAVANAEHNSDLDVTKLYVSEAYVNEGPTMKRFRPRAKGAASRINKRTSHITVVVKEAEEE; this is translated from the coding sequence ATGGCAGAACAAGTTTTATCTGCAAAAGCTACTGCGAAAACAGTTAGAATTCCAGCCCGTAAAGCGCGCTTAGTAATTGACTTAATTCGCAACAAGAGCGTTGGCGAAGCAATCGCTATTCTAAAAAACACCCCTCGTGCAGCTAGTCCTGTGATTGAAAAGGTGTTAATGTCAGCTGTTGCTAACGCAGAACACAATTCAGACTTAGATGTAACTAAATTATATGTCAGTGAAGCCTATGTCAATGAAGGACCAACCATGAAACGGTTCCGTCCACGTGCTAAAGGCGCAGCTTCACGTATCAATAAACGCACCAGCCACATTACCGTTGTGGTAAAAGAAGCAGAGGAGGAGTAA
- the rpsC gene encoding 30S ribosomal protein S3, producing MGQKINPTGLRIGVIKDWDARWFEEKDYANTLHEDLAVRDYIEDALKDASISQVEIERAANKVNINVHTAKPGMVIGKGGSEVEKLRKDLNQLTGKRVHINVIEVKQPDLSAELVGENIAQQLENRIAFRRAMKQAIQRTMKAGAQGIKVQVSGRLNGADMARTEALDEGTVPLHTLRADIDYAWVEADTTYGKIGVKVWICRGEVLPTTNNQEEE from the coding sequence GTGGGTCAAAAAATTAATCCAACCGGTTTACGTATCGGGGTCATTAAAGACTGGGATGCACGCTGGTTTGAAGAAAAAGATTATGCCAACACGTTACATGAAGACTTAGCTGTCCGTGATTATATTGAAGACGCGCTAAAAGATGCTTCAATCTCACAAGTTGAAATTGAACGTGCAGCTAACAAGGTAAACATCAATGTGCATACTGCTAAACCAGGTATGGTTATCGGTAAAGGCGGTAGTGAAGTAGAAAAACTCCGTAAAGACCTTAACCAATTAACCGGTAAACGCGTACATATCAACGTTATCGAAGTTAAACAACCTGACTTAAGTGCAGAATTAGTCGGCGAAAATATCGCTCAACAATTAGAAAACCGTATCGCTTTCCGTCGTGCAATGAAACAAGCCATTCAACGCACCATGAAAGCAGGCGCTCAAGGTATCAAGGTCCAAGTATCTGGCCGTTTAAACGGTGCTGATATGGCTCGTACCGAAGCATTAGATGAAGGAACTGTTCCACTACATACCCTACGTGCTGACATTGATTATGCCTGGGTAGAAGCAGACACCACCTATGGTAAAATTGGTGTTAAAGTTTGGATTTGCCGTGGAGAAGTTCTTCCAACAACTAATAATCAAGAGGAGGAATAA
- the rplP gene encoding 50S ribosomal protein L16, whose protein sequence is MLVPKRVKHRREFRGKMRGEAKGGKEIAYGEYGLQALDSKWITNRQIEAARIAMTRYMKRGGKVWIKIFPHKPYSAKAIGVRMGSGKGAPEGWVAPVKRGKILFEIAGVPEEVAREALRLAAHKLPIRCKIVKRDVGGESNE, encoded by the coding sequence GTGTTAGTACCTAAACGTGTTAAACATAGACGTGAGTTCCGCGGAAAAATGCGTGGAGAAGCTAAAGGCGGTAAAGAAATCGCCTATGGTGAATATGGCTTACAAGCATTAGATTCTAAATGGATCACCAACCGCCAAATCGAAGCAGCCCGTATCGCGATGACACGTTATATGAAACGTGGAGGGAAAGTATGGATTAAAATCTTCCCTCACAAACCATACTCCGCCAAAGCCATTGGTGTTCGTATGGGTTCCGGTAAAGGTGCTCCAGAAGGCTGGGTAGCTCCTGTTAAACGCGGAAAAATTTTATTTGAAATTGCAGGGGTGCCTGAAGAAGTTGCTCGTGAAGCGCTACGTCTTGCCGCCCACAAATTACCAATTCGTTGTAAGATTGTCAAACGTGATGTAGGTGGTGAATCGAATGAATAA
- the rpmC gene encoding 50S ribosomal protein L29, with protein sequence MNKFSELKDLSVAELNAKEQEYKQELFNLRFQLATGQLENTARIKQVRKQIARIKTALRQQELA encoded by the coding sequence ATGAATAAATTTTCTGAATTAAAAGATCTTTCCGTGGCTGAATTAAACGCAAAGGAACAAGAATACAAACAAGAGTTATTCAATTTACGATTCCAATTGGCAACCGGTCAATTAGAAAATACTGCGCGTATTAAACAAGTTCGTAAACAAATTGCTCGTATTAAAACAGCATTGCGTCAACAAGAACTCGCGTAA